A stretch of the Ptychodera flava strain L36383 chromosome 18, AS_Pfla_20210202, whole genome shotgun sequence genome encodes the following:
- the LOC139117890 gene encoding uncharacterized protein has product MAVFGVLDTDVKAHTGSKHNYYLGEMNGKKVVIAPLPVGRTGKAAAAGTVAALCNEVSSIELVFMVGICGGVPFENTKYDKAINPGEYKRPNVRLGDVIVSYPIKTGGPAFLEFDYGKIRDIDTRENIKANLKDIFKCSLRLSNKALEAARTVKDLYENIRETPWEGDIAAFQKKDNTEKFAKPASESGSSSEFQLKPDEAPQVHFGIIASSDSVMRNAEVRNAIAEAENIIGFEMENAGVATAADMEDKRCMFVRGVCDHSDEGKEKSWQPFAALAAAAVTKSIIAKIPGN; this is encoded by the coding sequence ATGGCCGTGTTCGGCGTGCTTGATACAGATGTAAAAGCACACACAGGAAGTAAGCATAACTACTATCTCGGTGAAATGAACGGGAAAAAAGTCGTCATAGCCCCATTACCTGTTGGTAGAACCGGAAAAGCAGCTGCAGCTGGCACTGTTGCAGCCTTGTGCAATGAGGTCAGTTCTATTGAATTAGTTTTTATGGTCGGCATTTGTGGAGGAGTGCCATTTGAGAACACCAAGTATGATAAAGCCATTAATCCGGGAGAGTACAAACGTCCAAATGTGCGTTTAGGTGATGTAATAGTCTCTTATCCGATAAAAACAGGCGGTCCGGCATTTCTCGAATTTGATTATGGGAAAATTAGGGATATTGATACCAGAGAAAATATAAAAGCCAATTTGAAAGATATATTTAAGTGCTCACTCAGACTATCAAACAAAGCTTTAGAAGCTGCTCGAACAGTGAAAGATTTGTATGAAAATATTCGGGAAACCCCCTGGGAAGGCGATATAGCTGCTTTCCAAAAGAAAGATAATacagagaaatttgcaaaaccaGCCTCCGAATCAGGAAGTAGTTCCGAGTTTCAGTTGAAACCAGATGAGGCACCACAAGTTCACTTCGGAATAATAGCATCTTCAGACAGTGTCATGAGAAATGCTGAAGTGCGCAATGCAATCGCAGAAGCTGAAAATATAATAGGTTTCGAAATGGAAAATGCTGGTGTAGCTACCGCGGCTGATATGGAAGATAAACGATGCATGTTTGTACGCGGAGTGTGTGATCATTCAGATGAAGGGAAAGAAAAGTCTTGGCAGCCCTTTGCTGCCCTTGCTGCTGCTGCCGTAACAAAGAGTATCATAGCTAAAATACCAGGTAATTGA